From the Kitasatospora atroaurantiaca genome, the window CTGGAGGCCGCCCGAATGGACGGCGCCGGGGAGTTGCGCACCTTCTGGTCGATCGGACTGCGGATGGTGACGCCCGGCTTCGTCACGGTGTTCCTGTTCCAGTTCACGGCGATCTGGAACAACTTCTTCCTGCCGCTGGTGATGCTCTCCAACAGCAAGCTCTTCCCGGTCAGCCTCGGCCTGTACTCGTGGAACGCGCAGACCCGCAGCTTCCCCGAGTTCTACCCGCTGGTGGTCACCGGCTCACTGCTCGCGGTCCTGCCCCTGGTCGTCGCCTTCGTCGCCCTTCAGCGGCACTGGAAGGCCGGCCTGACCGCAGGCAGCGTCAAGTGACCGCCCCCACCGCGAGCTTCGCACACTCATCGGAGTACCGAGTGCCCCCGCAGTCCACCGCAGCCGTCGGGTCACCCGAGCCGACGGACCCCGACCGGCGCCGCCCGCGAGCCGTGCTGGCCATGCACCCGCAGCTCGCGCCGCAGTTGATCGACCCGCGCACCCTGGCCCGGCTCACCAGCCTCGCCGAGATCGACCCCGCGGTGATCCTCGACGACTTCACCACCCCCGAGGCCCTCGCCGCACTGGCCGACACGGAGGTCCTCGTCACCAGTTGGGGCTGCCCGCCGATCGACGAGGCGGTGCTGGCGGCCGCACCCCGGCTGCGCGCCGTCCTCCACGCCGCAGGATCGGTCAAGCACCATGTCACCGAGGCCTGTTGGGAACGCGGTATCCAGGTCACCTCAGCCGCCTGGGCCAACGCCCTGCCGGTTGCCGAGTACACCCTCGCCGCCATCCTGTTCGCCAACAAGCAGGTTCTGCGGATGGCCGCCGACTACCGCGAGCGCCGCGCCCCGTACGACTGGCAGGCCGCCTACAGCAACGTCGGCAACTACCGCCGCACCGTGGGCATCGTCGGCGCCTCCCAGATCGGCCGCCGGGTACTCGAACTGCTCCGGCCGTTCGACCTGCACCTGTTGCTGCACGACCCGTACGTGGACCCGGAGGAGGCCGCCGCGCTCGGCGCCTGCCTGGTGGAGCTCGACGAACTGTGCGCGCTCAGCGACGTGGTGAGCGTCCACGCACCCCAGCTGCCGTCCACCCGGCACATGATCGACCGTCGCCGGCTCGCCCTAATGCCCGACGGTGCCACGGTGGTCAACACCTCGCGCGGCTCACTGATCGAGCAGGACGCGCTGATCGCCGAACTGGTCACCGGGCGCCTCGACGCCGTGCTCGACGTCACCTCGCCCGAGGTGCTGCCGGCCGACTCGCCGCTCTACGAGCTGACCAACGTCCTGCTCACCCCGCATGCCGCCGGCTCCCTCGGCGGCGAACTGCACCGGCTGGCCGCCGCCGCAGCCGACGAGCTGGCCTGCTACGTCGCCGGACTGCCCTTCGCGCACCCGGTGCTGGCGCAGGACATCCACCGCACCGCCTGACCGGCCGCCGGTTCGGCGCGTATCTTTGGTAAGCGCTTTCCATATGCGCTTCCGTTCCACCTTGAAGGAGAACCACCCATGGCCCGCAGAGTGATCGGCATCGTGATGAACGGTGTCACCGGCCGGATGGG encodes:
- a CDS encoding hydroxyacid dehydrogenase — translated: MHPQLAPQLIDPRTLARLTSLAEIDPAVILDDFTTPEALAALADTEVLVTSWGCPPIDEAVLAAAPRLRAVLHAAGSVKHHVTEACWERGIQVTSAAWANALPVAEYTLAAILFANKQVLRMAADYRERRAPYDWQAAYSNVGNYRRTVGIVGASQIGRRVLELLRPFDLHLLLHDPYVDPEEAAALGACLVELDELCALSDVVSVHAPQLPSTRHMIDRRRLALMPDGATVVNTSRGSLIEQDALIAELVTGRLDAVLDVTSPEVLPADSPLYELTNVLLTPHAAGSLGGELHRLAAAAADELACYVAGLPFAHPVLAQDIHRTA